Genomic DNA from Acidisoma sp. PAMC 29798:
AGCCTGGAGCCAAGCTTGCCCCCCGGATGGAAGCGTTGGAAATCACTGGCAGAGAATCCGCGCCGTTCCAGCAGCATCACCGCCAGAGCATCGCCGGCCACGAGTTGCATCGTGGTGCTCGTGGTCGGAGCGAGCCCGTTCGGGCAAGCCTCCTCACTGACCGGCAGAAATAGACCGATATCCGCGGCTCGCCCCAGCGCGCTGTCAGGCCGGGATGTGAGCGCCACGAGCTTGATGTCGAAGCGCCGTGTATATGCGACGATATCCGCGAGCTCCGGCGTCTCGCCCGACCAAGACAGCGCCAAGACGACGTCCGTCTGGGCAATCATACCAAGGTCCCCATGACTCGCCTCGGCAGAGTGGACGAAGTGGCTTGGCGTCCCCGTGCTCGCCAGGGTGGACGCAATTTTTCGGCCGATCAGACCTGACTTTCCCATGCCCGTTACGATGACGCGACCGCCACTCCGCTCGATGAGTTCGGCCGTAGCAACAAAGGATTTGGCCAGGCCGAGGGGAAGGGCCGCCTGGAGCGCGACCAGACCCTGCCGCTCAGTCTCTATTGTGCGCGCCAAGATGTCATCGGACAGATGAGCCAATGGCCGAACTACAGTCGTCGCTCCGACAGATGTCATAGAATATTACTTTGCCACAGTCCCAACTTGGTCGTCTTTTCTAGCCGCTTGCGTTGCCGTGTGCCAGCCATTCGCGCTGTGCTGTCTCATGAAGAGCTTGCGCTCTTCCGCCAGATCGACGGATGAGTCGAAATTCCATGAGCTTCGGGAACACGAAACCTATCCCTTCTCGCAGAATCATGACTGCGCCACATCTGGAAGCCACGCAAAAAAGACATCGTCACGCGAAGCTAAGCGCGACAAGAAGACATAACCGCCCGAACAACAAGTGCGATGCGTTCGCCGCGCGCGCTGGGCCGAATACGGCCTGAACGTTCGAGTGCAGCGAGCCCATGAAGGGCCGCCCAAAACGTCTCAGTGACGAGATCGACATCGACACAGAATGGCGTCACGACGGCCGCAAGTGCCCCGAAAGCGGCCCGTAGCTCCGGTCTGGTGCCACTTTCCGCGAACCGCAAAGGCGTCGGCAGGATCAACATGGCTTCGTAAAGTGCAGGACGGCTGAGCGCAAAGACCAGATAGGCCATGGCAACATTCTGGAGGGCGTCTTGTTGCCCGGTCGAGCCGCTTGCCGCTTCCCGAAGAGCGACTGTAATGTCCTTAAATCCCTCGACTGCAACGGCGGCGACAATGGCATCCCGATTCTCGAAATGTGAGTAGAGCACTGGCTGACTATATTCGATTTCATGGGCCAGGCGGCGGATGGTAACGGCATCCCATCCCTCACGCTCCGCGATCACGCGCGCTGCCGCGATGATGCGATCCTCGCGCTCAGCCCGGTCCCGTCCTTTCCGCTCGGCGATACTCAATCCCTGATCTCCCAGACCTATCGACACGCATATCTGGGCACCATACTGATGCTTGACGATCTAGCAATGCTATATTATCTATCCTAGCAACGCTAGATCGTCTGATTTGGCCAGAAAGGACAGTGTCATGCATTGGCTTCCACTCGGAGTAGCTTTGGTCCTGGCGCTCGCGATTGTCGCGATCGCCATCACCTCTATCGTGAGCCCGATGACCGCGACACGCAGTTTCGGCTTGCCCCTGCCTGAAGATGGCACCCACATTGCCTGGTGGCTTCGCCTCAAAGCAGTGCGGGAGATTGTAGCCGGATTGGCCGTGATTTTGACCGCCATACCCATGTTAATTGGAGCGCGCTGAGATGGTCCATACTATTTCGATCTGGCTTCTCGTGGCCGGGTTCTTTGGCGCCGGCCTTTTCAACGCGATCGGCACGCAAGGGACGCGTAGCGATTTCGTTCGCTGGGGCTACCCCCGCTGGTGGGGCATCGTGACGGGCGGACTGGAGATGATCAGCGCCGTGTTGATTGCCCTCCCTGTCACGCGCATTCCAGGCCTCGCACTGGGCGCGGTCATCATGGTGGCAGCGGTCGTGACCGTTCTGCGCCACCGCGACTTTTCGCACCTTGTGCCACTGAGCGTCTTTATCGCTTTCCTCGCTCTCGCAGAGATCTCGGTCTAAAAAAGCGCAGGCCGGCTTATGACGCGGCCGCCGCGTTAAGCTCCCATCGCATCAGGACACGCTGTAACCACCATCGACCATCAGCAGATGGCCCGTGATTCCACTGGCAGCGTCAGAGGCGAGAAAGGTGACGGCATTGGCGATTTCCCGCCGGTCCATCAAACGGCCCATAGGAATATCGTCAAGCCACCGCTTCAAGACCTCAGGATGGGCGCTGCCGACATCGGCGAGCATCTCGGTGTCTGTATAGCCCGGACCCACGGCATTGACGCGCACATTATGCGGCGCCCATTCGCAGCCCAGCACCTTACACATGTGGGCAACGCCCGCCTTGGTGACGTCATAGCCGAGGTGATGCTCAGGCTGGACATATTTGACACCGGCGATGGAGGATATCG
This window encodes:
- a CDS encoding DUF4267 domain-containing protein, which produces MVLALAIVAIAITSIVSPMTATRSFGLPLPEDGTHIAWWLRLKAVREIVAGLAVILTAIPMLIGAR
- a CDS encoding TetR/AcrR family transcriptional regulator, giving the protein MSIAERKGRDRAEREDRIIAAARVIAEREGWDAVTIRRLAHEIEYSQPVLYSHFENRDAIVAAVAVEGFKDITVALREAASGSTGQQDALQNVAMAYLVFALSRPALYEAMLILPTPLRFAESGTRPELRAAFGALAAVVTPFCVDVDLVTETFWAALHGLAALERSGRIRPSARGERIALVVRAVMSSCRA
- a CDS encoding DoxX family protein, which codes for MVHTISIWLLVAGFFGAGLFNAIGTQGTRSDFVRWGYPRWWGIVTGGLEMISAVLIALPVTRIPGLALGAVIMVAAVVTVLRHRDFSHLVPLSVFIAFLALAEISV
- a CDS encoding KpsF/GutQ family sugar-phosphate isomerase, with amino-acid sequence MARTIETERQGLVALQAALPLGLAKSFVATAELIERSGGRVIVTGMGKSGLIGRKIASTLASTGTPSHFVHSAEASHGDLGMIAQTDVVLALSWSGETPELADIVAYTRRFDIKLVALTSRPDSALGRAADIGLFLPVSEEACPNGLAPTTSTTMQLVAGDALAVMLLERRGFSASDFQRFHPGGKLGSRLLTVGQIMHQGDALPIVRRGATLSAGIVEMTSKRFGIAAVVDEAGHLVGVLTDGDLRRAFSAAFVDIPVEQAMGKRPQAVTADVLAAKALAQMNDARITCIFVLEGDVPVGLVHIHDLLRAGIA